A window from Culex pipiens pallens isolate TS chromosome 3, TS_CPP_V2, whole genome shotgun sequence encodes these proteins:
- the LOC128093451 gene encoding uncharacterized protein LOC128093451 isoform X2, whose translation MDGRSRRPALVSPKMSFKTQVITFAIIVAASLVECALGLYCSACFSGQSYADCARTSSHVACTPSLVVQTHTNLLQYNPTLKAPGPMPNNFYCFQLNFTYPLNGARHFQMGCTNNTHFCDSWSTRRNCTVLGVTLGPHGGSVRKGSRRNGASHVAVGGALIAVALSLHFLTRRSLL comes from the exons ATGGATGGCCGTTCGAGAAGACCTGCATTAGTCAGTCCCAAAATGTCGTTCAAAACACAGGTGATTACGTTCGCGATCATCGTCGCAGCCTCCTTGGTTGAGTGTG CCCTAGGCCTCTACTGTAGCGCTTGCTTCTCCGGCCAGAGCTATGCCGACTGCGCCAGAACGTCCAGCCACGTGGCCTGCACGCCCTCGCTGGTGGTCCAAACCCACACCAACCTGCTGCAGTACAACCCGACGCTGAAGGCGCCGGGACCGATGCCGAACAACTTCTACTGCTTCCAGCTGAACTTTACCTACCCGCTGAACGGCGCCCGTCACTTCCAGATGGGCTGCACCAACAATACGCACTTTTGTGACAGCTGGTCAACCCGGCGCAACTGCACGGTGCTGGGCGTGACCCTCGGCCCGCACGGAG GTTCGGTGCGGAAGGGCTCCCGACGGAACGGCGCCAGCCACGTCGCAGTAGGCGGTGCCCTGATCGCGGTAGCACTCTCGCTGCACTTCCTGACCCGGCGAAGCCTGCTGTGA
- the LOC128093451 gene encoding uncharacterized protein LOC128093451 isoform X1 produces the protein MDGRSRRPALVSPKMSFKTQVITFAIIVAASLVECALGLYCSACFSGQSYADCARTSSHVACTPSLVVQTHTNLLQYNPTLKAPGPMPNNFYCFQLNFTYPLNGARHFQMGCTNNTHFCDSWSTRRNCTVLGVTLGPHGGKVVTINPAGPAPIGVTPINPIGGGPAVVVTAPTFTTTTTGSVRKGSRRNGASHVAVGGALIAVALSLHFLTRRSLL, from the exons ATGGATGGCCGTTCGAGAAGACCTGCATTAGTCAGTCCCAAAATGTCGTTCAAAACACAGGTGATTACGTTCGCGATCATCGTCGCAGCCTCCTTGGTTGAGTGTG CCCTAGGCCTCTACTGTAGCGCTTGCTTCTCCGGCCAGAGCTATGCCGACTGCGCCAGAACGTCCAGCCACGTGGCCTGCACGCCCTCGCTGGTGGTCCAAACCCACACCAACCTGCTGCAGTACAACCCGACGCTGAAGGCGCCGGGACCGATGCCGAACAACTTCTACTGCTTCCAGCTGAACTTTACCTACCCGCTGAACGGCGCCCGTCACTTCCAGATGGGCTGCACCAACAATACGCACTTTTGTGACAGCTGGTCAACCCGGCGCAACTGCACGGTGCTGGGCGTGACCCTCGGCCCGCACGGAGGTAAAGTGGTGACCATAAATCCGGCCGGTCCAGCGCCGATCGGCGTTACGCCGATCAACCCGATCGGCGGTGGTCCGGCCGTCGTCGTTACAGCTCCGACCTTTACCACCACTACAACAGGTTCGGTGCGGAAGGGCTCCCGACGGAACGGCGCCAGCCACGTCGCAGTAGGCGGTGCCCTGATCGCGGTAGCACTCTCGCTGCACTTCCTGACCCGGCGAAGCCTGCTGTGA